One genomic segment of Hordeum vulgare subsp. vulgare chromosome 2H, MorexV3_pseudomolecules_assembly, whole genome shotgun sequence includes these proteins:
- the LOC123427917 gene encoding uncharacterized protein LOC123427917: MIAKLLEMVVRHGDAGDRVRKSLCVERWRPRHRYVSPATPPAVRPCHAPHARAVQAETNPSWSLRLGVVHSSSLVELYIRIYGQLAYVRSCGNFSCQYIWFPCIFQGNK; encoded by the exons ATGATTGCGAAGCTCCTGGAAATGGTGGTTCGTCATGGAGATGCCGGTGACCGCGTCCGCAAGAGCTTGTGCGTTGAACGGTGGCGGCCGCGGCACAGGTACGTGTCCCCCGCCACACCTCCAGCAGTACGCCCCTGCCATGCCCCCCATGCTCGTGCCGTCCAGGCTGAGACCAATCCAAG CTGGTCTCTCCGTCTTGGAGTTGTACATTCTTCTAGCCTTGTGGAATTATATATCCGCATCTATGGACAGTTGGCTTATGTGAGGTCCTGTGGTAATTTTTCATGTCAATACATCTG GTTTCCTTGTATTTTTCAAGGAAACAAGTGA